The genomic region CGCCCTTGCAGAAGACGAATCAGTCCTCATCTTTGGCGAGGACGTCGCCTTTGGGGGTGTCTTCCGCTGCACCGGCAAGCTCGCCGAGACGTACGGCGCAGACCGCGTGTTCAACACCCCCTTGACAGAACAAGGAATCATGGGTTTCGCCATCGGGGCCGCGGCCGAGGGGATGAGGCCCGTGGCCGAGATTCAGTTTGCCGATTACGTCTACCCTGCTTTTGACCAGCTTGTCAACGAGGCGGCCAAGTACCGGTATCGCGACGGGGCGTGCGGGAGGAGCgcgggggggttgacggTACGAATGCCTTGCGGAGGTGTGGGACACGGGGCGTTGTATCATTCCCAGAGCCCGGAAAGTTTGTTTACGCATATTcctgggttgagggtggttaTGCCGCGGTCGCCGTTGCAGGCaaaggggttgttgttggcggcgaTACGGAGCAATGATCCGGTTGTTTTTATGGAGCCAAAGATTTTGTAccgggcggcggtggagcaGGTGCCTGCTGGGAGTTATGAGCTGCCGCTGTCGAAGGcggaggtgttgaagaagggggatgaTGTGACGGTTGTGAGTTATGGGCAGCCGTTGTACAAGTGCATGGCTGCGTTGGAGCAGGCGGAGAGGGATCTTGGGGTAGGGGTGGAGTTGATTGATTTGAGGACGATCTACCCTTGGGATAAGGAGACGGTGCTCAAGAGCGTGAGGAAGACGGGGCGGTGCGTGGTGGTGCACGAGGCGATGGTGAATGCGGGTGTGGGAGccgaggtggcggcggtgattcaggaggatgccgagacGTTTGTGAGGTTGGAGGCGCCGGTTGCGAGGGTGGCTGGGTGGAGTATTCATACGCCGTTGTTGTACGAGCAGTTTAATGCTCCGGATGTTGCTAGTAAGTTGACTCTGACGAAGTTGAAAGAGGGAAGCTGACATTGTTACCTAGGGATATATGACAATATCAAGAAGGTGTTGGGATTCTGAGGTGGATATTGA from Podospora bellae-mahoneyi strain CBS 112042 chromosome 4, whole genome shotgun sequence harbors:
- a CDS encoding hypothetical protein (EggNog:ENOG503NV7X; COG:C), with translation MRGPSALSLSRALTRRPHHLHHHHRALFTTRGQQLLAALLTSSPLNTPKRTYSTHPPNAKLNLPTDYSTTPLLCHTTTTALTNPELPPETRNGTTKRMNLFQAVNDALATALAEDESVLIFGEDVAFGGVFRCTGKLAETYGADRVFNTPLTEQGIMGFAIGAAAEGMRPVAEIQFADYVYPAFDQLVNEAAKYRYRDGACGRSAGGLTVRMPCGGVGHGALYHSQSPESLFTHIPGLRVVMPRSPLQAKGLLLAAIRSNDPVVFMEPKILYRAAVEQVPAGSYELPLSKAEVLKKGDDVTVVSYGQPLYKCMAALEQAERDLGVGVELIDLRTIYPWDKETVLKSVRKTGRCVVVHEAMVNAGVGAEVAAVIQEDAETFVRLEAPVARVAGWSIHTPLLYEQFNAPDVARIYDNIKKVLGF